A DNA window from Bacillus andreraoultii contains the following coding sequences:
- a CDS encoding ABC transporter permease, which produces MFRKIYLKELKDVFRDSRTLLLTVFLPILMMTGLVFFYETMSSDGEDKTFRLAVPNTITENEERIFSVFDNIELVKTNNPEKMFESGDAVAAIIFSDDFVQHVENGEEAKVTVIGNSFSQNSSTLLSLVNQALASYEKNIVSNRLVETGTDPKLIQPFVIEQKEISDEDGGSFLLAMLVPMMLALAIGVGSGSSAYDLFAGEKERKTMEALLITPVNRTTLVLSKWLAISTIGIITGLITLLVVVFEISFFTENLKKGLSFGDDTLSIVSIAFLVILVFAMVNAAILMIASIAAKTIKEAQSYSTPVMMIMIFPTVYLSMIGINELGLFHFATPILNIFSILKELLFGIVNYQHVLLMVGSNIVTMFILFIIGRVMFMKDKWVMS; this is translated from the coding sequence ATGTTTCGTAAAATTTATTTAAAAGAATTGAAAGATGTTTTTCGTGATTCCCGAACATTACTTTTGACCGTTTTTTTGCCCATTTTAATGATGACAGGATTAGTGTTTTTTTATGAAACGATGAGTTCGGATGGAGAGGATAAAACTTTTAGACTAGCAGTACCAAATACAATTACTGAGAATGAAGAACGTATATTTTCTGTATTTGACAATATTGAGCTAGTAAAAACGAATAATCCAGAGAAAATGTTTGAATCTGGTGATGCAGTAGCTGCCATTATTTTCTCTGATGATTTTGTACAGCATGTGGAGAACGGAGAAGAGGCAAAAGTGACAGTCATTGGAAATTCCTTTAGCCAAAATTCTTCTACGTTATTATCTCTCGTCAATCAAGCGTTAGCATCCTATGAAAAAAACATTGTTTCTAACCGTTTAGTTGAAACAGGAACAGATCCAAAGCTGATTCAACCGTTTGTGATTGAACAGAAAGAAATTTCAGATGAAGACGGTGGATCGTTTTTATTAGCAATGTTAGTACCGATGATGTTAGCTTTGGCCATTGGTGTCGGTTCAGGCTCAAGTGCATATGATTTATTCGCTGGGGAAAAAGAAAGAAAAACGATGGAAGCTTTACTGATTACCCCAGTCAACCGTACAACTTTAGTTTTATCGAAGTGGCTTGCAATTTCGACAATAGGAATTATCACTGGGCTGATAACATTGCTTGTTGTTGTTTTTGAAATTAGTTTCTTTACGGAAAATCTAAAAAAAGGGCTTTCCTTTGGTGATGACACTTTAAGTATTGTTAGTATCGCGTTCCTTGTCATTCTTGTATTTGCAATGGTAAATGCCGCTATTTTAATGATTGCAAGTATCGCGGCAAAAACGATTAAAGAAGCACAAAGTTATAGCACACCTGTGATGATGATTATGATATTTCCAACGGTTTATCTTTCAATGATTGGTATAAATGAGCTAGGTTTATTCCATTTTGCTACACCGATATTGAATATATTTAGTATTTTGAAAGAGTTGCTGTTTGGAATCGTTAATTATCAACATGTATTATTAATGGTGGGCAGTAATATTGTGACCATGTTCATTTTATTTATTATAGGAAGAGTTATGTTTATGAAAGATAAGTGGGTTATGAGTTAA
- a CDS encoding LytR/AlgR family response regulator transcription factor, with amino-acid sequence MRIGLVDDRLMDLEKLKGIVSSVPGVEIVFATQVAEEAYEHIKKKSVDLLIADIEMPNLSGYELADMIHSHALNIAVIFVTANSGYAVHAFELNVHDYIMKPYTRERLIKSIERIMEKNRSSEIAGRLYIKRKNDIHIIQKKDIIFIERSGRSTTIYTKSGPVKTYLTLNELEGELRERDFIRSHRSFIINIHYVKNFSLYAKNSYVVMFDGIAEKAMITKEKIDFLQENYF; translated from the coding sequence ATGAGAATCGGACTTGTCGATGATCGACTCATGGATCTAGAGAAGCTGAAAGGAATTGTATCAAGTGTTCCTGGGGTAGAAATTGTTTTTGCAACACAAGTAGCAGAAGAAGCATATGAACATATTAAAAAGAAATCCGTTGATTTATTAATTGCTGATATTGAAATGCCGAATTTATCTGGTTATGAACTAGCTGATATGATTCATTCCCATGCGCTTAATATTGCGGTAATATTTGTTACAGCAAATAGTGGTTATGCCGTTCATGCGTTTGAATTAAATGTTCATGACTATATTATGAAACCATATACAAGAGAGAGACTAATTAAATCCATTGAGCGAATCATGGAAAAAAACCGGAGTTCAGAAATAGCGGGACGTTTGTATATTAAACGAAAAAACGACATTCATATCATCCAAAAGAAGGATATTATTTTTATCGAACGTTCCGGACGCTCGACAACGATTTATACAAAATCAGGTCCCGTGAAAACATATTTAACATTAAATGAACTTGAAGGTGAATTAAGGGAACGTGATTTTATCCGATCACACCGTTCGTTTATTATTAACATTCATTATGTAAAAAACTTTTCCCTCTATGCAAAAAATTCGTATGTCGTTATGTTTGACGGTATTGCGGAAAAAGCAATGATTACAAAAGAAAAAATTGATTTTTTACAAGAAAACTATTTTTAA
- a CDS encoding TrkA C-terminal domain-containing protein: protein MQVRTQLPAYQRIAIDIANRIYNEQLKVGERIYGRSTLASEYNVSPETIRKAIKILEDVEIVKSTKGSGVVITSRENAYKFIQSFSNMRSLKDLEKQMRDLLYERQQLDSELFDIVEKIIDYTGKLRNTNPLAPIEIEIPKGCVHNGKTIGEVNFWHNTGGTIVAIKRNEQVIVSPGPFATFQEGDILLIIGNDNVVQRVMHFLNE from the coding sequence ATGCAAGTTCGAACGCAATTACCGGCATATCAAAGAATCGCAATCGATATAGCGAACAGAATTTATAATGAACAATTAAAAGTTGGAGAGCGAATTTACGGAAGATCGACATTAGCAAGTGAGTATAATGTCTCTCCTGAAACAATACGAAAAGCAATAAAAATTTTGGAAGACGTGGAAATTGTAAAATCAACTAAAGGAAGCGGCGTTGTCATTACTTCTCGGGAAAATGCATATAAGTTTATTCAAAGCTTTTCAAATATGAGAAGCTTAAAAGATCTTGAAAAACAAATGCGTGACCTATTGTACGAACGTCAACAGCTTGATAGTGAGCTTTTTGATATTGTTGAAAAAATTATTGATTATACAGGAAAATTAAGAAACACAAATCCGCTTGCACCGATTGAAATAGAAATCCCTAAAGGGTGTGTCCATAACGGAAAGACAATTGGTGAAGTGAATTTCTGGCATAATACAGGCGGAACAATTGTGGCTATTAAAAGAAACGAACAAGTGATTGTTTCTCCAGGACCTTTTGCTACATTTCAAGAAGGAGATATACTCCTTATCATCGGAAATGACAATGTCGTCCAACGAGTCATGCATTTTTTAAATGAATAA
- a CDS encoding C39 family peptidase, whose amino-acid sequence MIKKKWTRPIIICSLSLFLFITPNFVFANESEKNDLNASNTGAVLNDNSLSISDELKLNKLAQQKDKSLESSLSEDFGVKANPDGEYYLISVTNFAQENGYYCGPASVRQSLSFHKSKIGSSTSLPSQSTLASKIGTTTNGSTTSGIAKGLNAYKSTFGFSGNPYVAADLTNVSNPRSTFETRIKGVLRNRTNAPIVLLQTKYLPRYSGKSIRHYNTISGYSHNYSTGSKKMRTVDPHYNSTYRGIRWDPVGSTTSNGVFRAVYEADKAGTNKAMAY is encoded by the coding sequence ATGATTAAGAAAAAATGGACAAGACCAATAATTATCTGTTCGCTTTCATTGTTTCTATTTATTACTCCTAATTTTGTTTTTGCAAATGAAAGTGAAAAAAATGATTTAAATGCATCTAATACTGGTGCAGTACTTAATGACAATTCATTAAGTATTTCTGATGAGTTGAAGTTAAATAAATTAGCCCAACAAAAAGATAAGTCATTAGAAAGTTCTTTAAGTGAAGACTTCGGTGTAAAAGCTAATCCTGATGGAGAGTACTATTTAATTTCAGTAACTAACTTTGCACAGGAAAATGGCTATTATTGTGGCCCTGCTTCAGTTAGACAATCATTAAGTTTTCATAAATCAAAAATAGGCTCATCAACTAGTTTACCTAGTCAATCAACTTTGGCCTCAAAAATCGGTACAACTACTAACGGTAGTACAACATCAGGAATTGCAAAGGGATTAAATGCATATAAAAGCACATTCGGATTTAGTGGAAACCCATATGTTGCAGCAGATCTAACAAATGTGAGTAATCCACGATCAACTTTTGAAACAAGAATAAAGGGAGTCTTAAGAAATCGAACAAACGCTCCTATTGTATTGTTACAAACAAAATATTTGCCAAGATATAGCGGAAAATCTATTAGACACTATAATACCATTAGTGGTTACTCACATAATTACTCAACTGGGTCTAAAAAAATGAGAACTGTAGATCCTCATTATAATAGTACTTATAGAGGTATAAGATGGGATCCCGTTGGTTCAACTACATCAAACGGTGTATTCAGAGCAGTATATGAGGCAGATAAAGCAGGGACAAACAAGGCGATGGCATATTAA
- the ftsH gene encoding ATP-dependent zinc metalloprotease FtsH — MKEVKPPKKSNIYFYGSILLVIILLNAFVFPKITGRFVEEVDYSTFLTMVEKGQVSEVEIENNYINFVPSDQNDRKTYRTGVIEDPELVDRLHEANVKFTKVVPRQLSPLMTFLLSWILPLLIFVLIGRYFSRKLGDRIGAGGAGPMTFGKSNAKIYVEAQTGITFSDVAGQDEAKEALQEIVDFLHNPGRYKEIGAKIPKGALLVGPPGTGKTLLAKAVAGESKVPFFSISGSEFVEMFVGMGAARVRDLFKQATEKAPCIVFIDEIDTIGKSRNSGGGFGGNDEREQTLNQLLTEMDGFDPDKGVVILAATNRPETLDKALLRPGRFDRRVPVELPDLRGREAILNVHAKKVKVSPDVDFNAIARATPGASGADLANIINEAALRAVKFGRKMVEQEDLEESVEVVIAGYQRKNAVLSTKDKLRIAYHEVGHALVAAKQTHTAPVHKITIIPRTSGALGYTMQVEQDEQVLMSKEQALDKITTIMGGRAAEEVIFNSITSGASNDIEQATKLARAMVTRFGMSKRFDMMGLETVNNPYLGGDTTLLVSAETAAIIDEEVLSIIKSCHAKAIQILEDNKDQLHEITKYLYEKETITGEEFMNILSGKVTA, encoded by the coding sequence GTGAAAGAAGTTAAACCACCGAAAAAGTCAAATATTTATTTTTATGGTTCTATTTTACTTGTCATCATTTTATTAAATGCATTTGTGTTTCCAAAAATAACTGGACGATTCGTTGAAGAAGTGGACTACAGTACATTTTTAACGATGGTAGAAAAAGGACAAGTTTCTGAAGTTGAAATAGAAAATAATTATATTAACTTTGTACCTAGTGACCAAAATGACCGGAAAACGTATCGTACAGGTGTCATTGAAGATCCTGAATTAGTTGATCGTTTACATGAAGCAAATGTGAAATTTACAAAAGTTGTTCCGAGACAGTTGTCGCCATTAATGACATTTCTATTGTCCTGGATTTTACCATTACTTATTTTTGTTTTAATTGGAAGATACTTCTCGAGAAAATTAGGGGACCGCATTGGCGCTGGTGGAGCGGGACCGATGACCTTTGGTAAAAGTAATGCAAAAATTTATGTAGAAGCACAGACAGGCATTACGTTTTCCGATGTAGCCGGTCAAGATGAAGCAAAGGAAGCTTTACAAGAGATTGTCGACTTCCTTCATAATCCAGGAAGGTATAAAGAAATTGGCGCAAAGATTCCGAAAGGGGCATTACTCGTAGGGCCTCCAGGAACAGGGAAAACATTACTCGCTAAGGCTGTTGCTGGGGAATCAAAGGTACCATTTTTCTCTATATCCGGTTCTGAGTTTGTAGAAATGTTTGTTGGAATGGGGGCTGCTCGGGTTCGGGATTTATTTAAGCAAGCTACAGAAAAAGCACCTTGTATCGTTTTCATTGACGAAATTGATACGATTGGAAAAAGCCGTAATTCAGGTGGTGGCTTCGGTGGTAATGATGAAAGGGAGCAGACGCTCAACCAATTGTTAACCGAAATGGATGGTTTTGATCCAGATAAAGGTGTTGTCATTTTAGCAGCAACAAACAGACCAGAAACATTAGATAAGGCATTGTTAAGGCCTGGTCGATTTGATCGTCGTGTCCCTGTTGAGTTACCAGATTTACGTGGTCGCGAAGCCATTTTAAACGTTCACGCAAAAAAAGTGAAAGTAAGTCCAGATGTTGATTTTAATGCAATTGCGCGGGCGACCCCAGGAGCTTCTGGTGCAGACTTAGCGAATATTATTAATGAAGCAGCATTACGAGCAGTAAAATTTGGACGAAAGATGGTCGAACAAGAAGATTTAGAAGAATCCGTTGAAGTGGTAATTGCCGGTTATCAACGAAAAAATGCAGTATTGTCAACGAAGGATAAATTGCGTATTGCTTACCATGAAGTAGGACATGCACTCGTTGCAGCAAAACAAACTCATACTGCTCCTGTTCATAAAATTACAATCATCCCACGAACAAGTGGTGCACTCGGTTATACGATGCAAGTCGAACAAGATGAGCAAGTACTAATGAGTAAAGAACAAGCATTGGATAAAATTACAACGATCATGGGAGGTCGTGCAGCTGAAGAGGTTATCTTTAATTCAATCACTTCAGGGGCTTCTAACGATATCGAGCAGGCAACAAAACTTGCCCGTGCAATGGTTACCCGTTTTGGAATGAGTAAGCGGTTTGATATGATGGGACTTGAAACAGTTAATAATCCATATTTAGGTGGAGATACAACTTTATTAGTCTCAGCAGAAACGGCAGCAATTATCGATGAAGAAGTTTTATCGATTATAAAATCTTGTCATGCGAAAGCAATCCAAATCTTAGAAGATAATAAAGATCAACTTCACGAAATTACAAAATATTTATATGAAAAAGAAACAATTACTGGGGAAGAATTTATGAATATTTTGTCAGGAAAAGTAACAGCTTAA
- a CDS encoding MerR family transcriptional regulator — protein MEYTIQKLANIAGISTRTLRYYDEIDLLKPAKMNSSGYRIYGGKEVNRLQQIMFYRELGVPLETIKEIISNPNFDEKAALQSHLHYLLEKKAQIDLLIDNVRKTIANKKGGKEMSDQERFIGFKKQLIEENEKKYGKEIREKYGKETVDASNKKLIDMSETEYNEANKLSGEINAALREAMKTGNPQSEQAKKVAFMHKKWLSYYWPQYSEEAHRGLAQMYVDDERFKSYYDEIELGAAQFLRDAIFSFTKK, from the coding sequence TTGGAATATACGATTCAGAAGCTTGCAAACATAGCAGGTATTAGTACACGTACTTTACGGTATTATGATGAAATCGATCTTTTAAAACCTGCTAAAATGAATTCATCGGGCTATCGAATTTATGGTGGAAAAGAAGTTAATCGGCTACAACAAATCATGTTTTATCGGGAACTCGGTGTCCCTTTAGAAACAATTAAGGAGATTATTTCAAATCCTAATTTCGATGAAAAGGCTGCACTACAAAGTCATTTACATTACTTATTAGAAAAAAAGGCTCAAATTGATTTATTAATTGACAATGTTAGGAAAACAATTGCAAATAAAAAAGGAGGTAAAGAAATGTCTGATCAAGAAAGATTTATCGGTTTTAAAAAACAGTTAATTGAAGAAAATGAGAAGAAATATGGAAAGGAAATCCGTGAAAAATACGGTAAGGAAACGGTTGATGCATCGAATAAAAAACTTATCGACATGTCAGAAACAGAATATAATGAAGCAAATAAACTTTCCGGCGAGATCAATGCGGCTCTTCGTGAGGCGATGAAAACTGGTAACCCTCAAAGTGAGCAAGCTAAAAAAGTGGCTTTCATGCATAAAAAGTGGCTTTCATACTATTGGCCTCAATATAGTGAGGAAGCTCATCGGGGACTTGCACAAATGTATGTAGATGACGAACGGTTTAAATCTTATTATGATGAGATTGAACTAGGTGCAGCACAATTTTTACGCGATGCCATCTTTTCTTTTACAAAAAAATAA
- a CDS encoding MarR family winged helix-turn-helix transcriptional regulator, which produces MEIDQLKKSLLSYSRKINDQISSLLSKTGAQYDLTNQQVVLLLKLLQDGSSTIGVLAEEMRMAGANISTMCKRLEQKGLLIRNRDENDERIVRISLSEQGNFIVGQIDHFFTSRIATVLKEGNEETFEKAILGLSQLHLLLKKI; this is translated from the coding sequence GTGGAAATAGACCAATTAAAAAAATCTTTATTAAGTTATTCTAGAAAAATAAATGATCAAATTTCTTCATTATTATCAAAAACAGGAGCACAATATGACTTAACGAATCAACAAGTTGTCTTGTTATTAAAGCTCCTTCAAGATGGTTCATCAACAATTGGAGTTTTAGCTGAGGAAATGCGGATGGCAGGTGCGAATATTTCCACAATGTGTAAAAGGTTAGAACAGAAAGGACTATTAATTCGTAACCGAGATGAAAATGATGAAAGAATTGTACGAATTTCTCTTTCTGAACAAGGAAATTTTATCGTTGGACAAATTGATCATTTCTTTACGAGTCGCATTGCAACTGTTTTAAAAGAAGGAAATGAAGAAACATTTGAAAAAGCAATTCTTGGTCTTAGTCAATTACATTTGTTACTGAAAAAAATATAA
- a CDS encoding sensor histidine kinase, translating into MEKLFYWSIVGVLGFLNLLQLVPTSIPIYVTGIFVLLILFFLFNKIILQLTALGLKVHISLFTLQFLVTFISLINKSPWIALSTFLLYLSIEGLRIVGSQKIYHLNQSFKQMEEERNQFNEMFRIVRSERHDFLKHISVLHYMLENERTHEAHQYLNELVDDYKETNLSIKGERGVVAGILHHMYNRATSLNMDIVYDFDIPLSSLPLTNKEIVTLIGNILSNSIDACEEWQKVNSEKASISFQFNKRGGLYILVCKNSTVTIPTEIIDHLFHSFGKTTKSGDHEGLGTKLIFDIVKKYHGFLDYTHKDESFQLKIKIPAIR; encoded by the coding sequence TTGGAGAAACTTTTTTATTGGTCAATTGTAGGCGTCCTTGGATTTCTCAACTTACTTCAATTGGTTCCTACAAGTATACCTATTTATGTAACGGGCATATTCGTTTTACTTATTCTCTTTTTCCTTTTTAACAAAATAATCCTTCAACTCACCGCTTTAGGATTAAAAGTACATATCTCTTTATTTACTTTACAATTTCTCGTTACCTTTATTTCACTTATAAATAAATCGCCTTGGATTGCTCTATCTACTTTTCTATTATATTTAAGCATAGAAGGTCTTCGGATCGTAGGTTCTCAAAAGATCTATCATCTAAATCAATCATTCAAGCAAATGGAGGAAGAACGGAATCAGTTTAATGAAATGTTCAGGATCGTACGAAGTGAACGACATGACTTTTTAAAACATATTTCGGTCCTTCATTATATGTTAGAAAATGAACGCACTCATGAGGCACATCAATATTTAAATGAGCTTGTCGATGATTATAAAGAAACAAATTTATCAATTAAGGGAGAGCGTGGTGTCGTTGCTGGAATTCTCCACCATATGTATAATCGTGCAACTTCACTTAATATGGATATCGTCTATGATTTCGATATTCCATTGTCTTCCCTTCCCTTAACAAATAAAGAGATCGTTACATTAATCGGAAATATTTTATCTAATAGCATCGATGCATGTGAAGAATGGCAAAAGGTAAACAGTGAAAAGGCAAGCATTTCTTTTCAATTTAATAAACGAGGCGGTCTATATATACTCGTTTGTAAAAATAGTACGGTCACGATACCAACAGAAATTATTGATCATTTATTTCATTCTTTTGGTAAAACAACAAAGAGTGGTGATCACGAAGGACTAGGTACGAAATTGATTTTTGACATTGTTAAAAAATATCACGGTTTTTTAGATTACACGCATAAAGATGAGTCATTTCAATTAAAAATAAAAATTCCTGCTATTCGTTGA
- a CDS encoding ABC transporter ATP-binding protein has product MIHIHEVTKQFRDKKKSVTALKHISFTVKKGQTVGLLGENGAGKTTLLRTIATLLTPTEGQITVAGYDTVKEANAIKKRIGVLFGGETGLYDRLTARENLEYFASLYGLSKHETKVRIDELSRMFGMRDYLDRKVGNFSKGMRQKVAIARTLIHNPDIILFDEPTTGLDITSSNVFRQLVHQLKKEGKTIIFSSHIMEEVSMLCDSVAMMHMGELVHHGDLEELYKIEGSRDLNYIFMSKLVRGEDTHVS; this is encoded by the coding sequence ATGATTCATATACATGAAGTGACAAAACAGTTCCGTGATAAGAAAAAGTCTGTGACCGCCTTGAAACATATTTCTTTTACAGTTAAAAAGGGGCAAACGGTCGGCTTACTTGGTGAAAATGGAGCGGGCAAGACGACATTGCTGCGGACAATTGCAACACTGTTAACACCGACGGAAGGGCAAATTACGGTTGCTGGATACGATACAGTAAAAGAGGCAAATGCGATTAAAAAACGGATTGGTGTTCTATTTGGTGGTGAAACAGGACTATATGATCGATTAACAGCTAGGGAAAATCTTGAATATTTTGCAAGTTTATACGGACTAAGTAAACATGAAACAAAAGTAAGGATTGATGAACTATCAAGAATGTTTGGCATGCGGGATTACTTGGACAGGAAAGTTGGAAACTTTTCAAAAGGGATGCGACAAAAAGTTGCTATCGCTCGGACATTAATTCATAACCCAGACATCATTCTCTTTGATGAACCTACAACTGGGCTTGATATAACCTCTTCAAATGTTTTTCGTCAACTCGTCCATCAATTGAAAAAGGAAGGGAAGACAATTATATTTTCGAGCCATATTATGGAGGAGGTTTCCATGCTATGTGATTCGGTTGCGATGATGCATATGGGAGAATTGGTCCATCATGGAGATTTAGAAGAATTATATAAAATAGAAGGAAGTCGCGATTTAAATTATATTTTTATGAGTAAATTAGTGAGAGGTGAAGATACACATGTTTCGTAA